The following are encoded together in the Bacteroidales bacterium MB20-C3-3 genome:
- a CDS encoding UDP-glucuronic acid decarboxylase family protein has protein sequence MKRILVTGGTGFIGSHLCERLLNEGNDVICLDNFFTGTKENVIHLIGNPHFELIRHDVTHPFYAEVDQIYNLACPASPVHYQYNPIKTVKTSVMGAINMLGLAKRVKARILQASTSEVYGDPSVHPQEESYWGNVNPIGIRSCYDEGKRCAETLFMDYHRQNRVKIKIIRIFNTYGPKMHPNDGRVVSNFIVQALKGEDITLYGGGGQTRSFQYIDDLIEAMIRVMNNTDDSFIGPVNIGNPNEFTIRELAEKVIKLTGTKSGFVIKDLPSDDPRQRQPDISLAKEIIGWSPKIEIDEGLVKTIDYFRKSLQ, from the coding sequence ATGAAAAGGATACTAGTAACAGGTGGTACGGGATTTATTGGTTCACATCTGTGTGAAAGGCTTCTTAATGAGGGTAACGATGTAATTTGTCTGGATAATTTTTTTACAGGGACAAAAGAGAATGTTATACATCTAATTGGAAATCCGCATTTTGAACTCATAAGACATGATGTTACACATCCTTTTTATGCTGAGGTTGACCAGATTTATAATCTTGCTTGTCCTGCCTCTCCGGTTCATTATCAGTATAACCCTATCAAGACTGTAAAGACTTCTGTGATGGGCGCAATAAATATGCTCGGCCTCGCAAAAAGGGTTAAGGCCAGGATACTTCAGGCGTCTACCAGTGAGGTTTACGGAGATCCTTCGGTTCATCCTCAGGAGGAGAGTTACTGGGGTAATGTAAATCCAATTGGTATAAGGTCTTGCTACGATGAGGGAAAGAGATGTGCGGAAACACTTTTTATGGATTATCACAGGCAAAACAGGGTAAAAATAAAGATTATAAGAATATTTAATACTTATGGTCCCAAAATGCATCCAAACGATGGCCGGGTAGTCTCTAATTTTATTGTCCAGGCACTTAAAGGTGAGGATATAACACTTTATGGAGGTGGAGGTCAGACCAGAAGTTTTCAGTACATTGACGATCTGATTGAAGCAATGATCAGGGTTATGAATAACACTGATGATAGTTTTATCGGCCCGGTAAATATTGGGAATCCTAATGAATTTACAATAAGAGAACTTGCTGAAAAGGTCATTAAACTAACCGGGACAAAATCCGGATTTGTTATAAAGGATCTTCCTTCCGATGACCCCAGGCAGAGGCAGCCCGATATATCGTTAGCTAAAGAAATTATTGGCTGGAGTCCAAAAATTGAAATTGATGAGGGGCTTGTTAAGACAATAGATTATTTTAGAAAAAGTTTGCAATAA
- a CDS encoding hybrid sensor histidine kinase/response regulator encodes MEITPSDFTVMIVDDVDANVLLLKLLLTKAGYKTTTAYNGKDALNLVSRTSPDLILLDIMMPVMDGHEVAEKLKGMPDKRDIPIIFLTALNSPEDIVKGFKNGAADYISKPFNKEELLIRVNHQLSLVSAKRTIEKQKEELEKTVEARDKLYSLIAHDLRAPIGSLRMVMNALSMNVDRSKFDDDIYEVFITGNRLAEDTFVLLDNLLKWTKSQTGRLKTVFQDDVEILSLIKGELEVSEVLAELKQISIVFNGYSEAKARIDQDMIKTVLRNLLNNAIKFSNRGSEIIVSLKEEGDRVIISVSDKGKGIKTSDQNKIFKTNVHISSFGTENEEGSGLGLLICKEFINRNNGEIWFESREGAGSTFSFYIPIQK; translated from the coding sequence ATGGAAATTACACCCTCTGATTTCACGGTGATGATTGTTGATGATGTTGATGCAAATGTGCTTCTTCTTAAATTATTATTGACCAAGGCTGGCTACAAGACAACAACTGCTTATAACGGTAAGGATGCATTGAATCTGGTTTCAAGAACATCCCCTGATCTTATCCTTCTCGATATTATGATGCCGGTTATGGATGGGCACGAAGTTGCTGAAAAGCTGAAAGGAATGCCAGATAAAAGAGATATCCCGATTATTTTTCTTACTGCTCTTAATTCACCAGAGGATATTGTTAAAGGGTTTAAGAACGGAGCAGCAGATTACATCTCCAAGCCATTTAACAAAGAAGAGCTTTTAATCAGGGTGAATCATCAACTATCACTTGTCTCTGCGAAAAGAACTATCGAAAAGCAGAAGGAGGAGCTGGAAAAAACGGTAGAAGCAAGGGATAAGCTATATTCTCTTATTGCTCATGATTTAAGAGCCCCTATCGGCTCTTTGAGGATGGTAATGAACGCCCTCTCTATGAATGTTGACAGGAGTAAATTTGATGATGATATATATGAGGTCTTTATAACAGGTAACAGGCTTGCTGAAGACACATTTGTTCTCCTTGACAATTTGCTGAAATGGACAAAGAGCCAAACCGGCAGACTTAAAACGGTATTTCAGGATGATGTTGAAATCTTATCATTAATAAAGGGAGAGCTGGAGGTTTCTGAGGTTCTTGCTGAATTAAAACAAATATCAATTGTTTTCAATGGATATTCAGAGGCAAAAGCAAGAATTGATCAGGATATGATAAAGACAGTTTTAAGGAATTTGTTAAACAACGCAATTAAGTTCAGCAACAGGGGCTCTGAGATTATTGTTTCTCTTAAGGAGGAGGGTGATAGAGTTATTATATCGGTTTCTGACAAAGGGAAAGGTATTAAAACCTCAGATCAGAATAAGATTTTTAAAACAAATGTTCATATTAGCTCTTTTGGAACAGAAAATGAGGAGGGTTCTGGCCTGGGGCTTTTAATTTGCAAAGAGTTTATAAACAGAAATAATGGTGAAATATGGTTTGAGTCCCGGGAAGGGGCCGGATCTACTTTCAGTTTTTATATACCAATTCAGAAATAA
- a CDS encoding endonuclease/exonuclease/phosphatase family protein encodes MTKFKSNDIFHIFLFFTTIIIFIFSIFASISGYIRPHHFKFISLTNNLLPITLGALSILLIIWLIRKRWVFIFPLIGIAVNINTIFSIIQPRAEREPFAAALNSSIKVISFNVHDFNYSKSYDEVAEINEFINSEKPDILCIQEFETPGYLNDNEMHSYFSHFSAKYIEKTTQEKLGLAIMSVYNISDKGVVDFEGTSNRVIWADLITDRGKIRVINCHLQTTGLARASKNGTDFFKRINELMENNKIRATQAEAVKVIINSTPFPVVVCGDFNDTPSSYTYTTIKGENMTDGFRQAGSGFAGTYKGISGLFRIDYIFHSDHFRSIRYRTPETNHSDHKPVISELVYKN; translated from the coding sequence ATGACAAAGTTTAAGAGTAACGATATTTTCCACATATTTCTTTTTTTTACAACTATAATAATTTTCATATTTTCAATATTTGCTTCTATTTCAGGATATATAAGACCACATCATTTCAAATTTATCTCCCTGACAAATAATTTACTCCCAATTACACTAGGTGCACTATCCATTCTACTTATTATATGGCTTATAAGAAAAAGATGGGTTTTCATTTTTCCGCTAATTGGGATAGCTGTCAATATAAATACAATCTTCTCCATCATTCAGCCAAGAGCAGAAAGAGAACCATTTGCTGCTGCTTTAAACTCATCCATTAAAGTTATTAGTTTCAATGTTCATGATTTTAATTACTCCAAAAGTTATGACGAAGTTGCTGAAATAAATGAGTTTATTAATAGTGAAAAGCCTGATATTTTATGCATACAAGAGTTTGAAACCCCAGGATATCTAAATGACAATGAAATGCATAGCTATTTCAGCCATTTCTCGGCCAAATATATTGAGAAAACAACCCAAGAAAAGCTTGGTCTTGCAATTATGAGTGTATACAATATATCTGATAAAGGGGTGGTTGACTTTGAGGGTACATCAAACAGGGTTATATGGGCAGATTTAATAACTGACAGAGGAAAAATAAGAGTTATCAACTGTCATCTGCAAACAACCGGTCTGGCAAGAGCATCTAAAAATGGGACCGATTTTTTCAAAAGAATAAACGAATTAATGGAAAACAATAAAATCAGGGCAACACAGGCAGAGGCTGTAAAAGTAATTATTAACAGCACCCCCTTTCCTGTTGTTGTTTGTGGTGATTTTAACGACACCCCTTCATCCTATACATACACAACAATTAAGGGGGAGAATATGACAGATGGCTTCAGGCAAGCAGGGTCAGGTTTTGCAGGAACCTATAAAGGTATTTCTGGACTTTTCAGAATTGATTATATTTTTCACTCAGATCATTTCAGGTCAATAAGATACAGGACCCCTGAAACCAATCACAGCGATCACAAGCCTGTTATTTCTGAATTGGTATATAAAAACTGA
- a CDS encoding response regulator, with protein MKKNALLVDDKETIAKIIKVYIADIFDCVYFDDPIKAIAWLQSGNMPDLIISDINMPNMTGVEFLGYIKSSEMFKKIPFVILSGEDSTSQKIDLLERGASDYISKPFNPMELKVRLKKLVE; from the coding sequence GTGAAAAAGAACGCTCTATTGGTTGATGATAAGGAGACAATCGCAAAGATTATCAAAGTATACATTGCAGACATATTTGATTGTGTTTATTTTGATGACCCTATAAAAGCTATAGCCTGGCTTCAGAGTGGGAATATGCCTGATTTAATAATATCTGATATAAATATGCCAAATATGACCGGCGTTGAGTTTCTTGGTTATATTAAGAGCAGCGAGATGTTTAAGAAAATCCCATTTGTAATATTGTCAGGAGAAGATAGCACTTCCCAAAAAATTGATCTGCTGGAGAGGGGAGCCAGCGACTATATTTCCAAACCCTTCAATCCAATGGAACTCAAAGTCAGGCTTAAAAAACTGGTTGAGTGA
- a CDS encoding sugar transferase, producing the protein MTVKISYLGNDSVIYSHLRSVSDKLISFCNNIDDIDSSSKNFNSDAPHLVFVEQGDFSTDKNLIQSLKLKCPFAYIVLVSDQIKPELFAKYTKYGVKDTIRSDVSRERLLNAIEFIERNHKLLSSVINEQNISGMYEIPLWKRMFDIIFSALALIILFPFLIVIAALIRVESEGPVIYISKRVGSNYRIFNFYKFRSMYKDADKRLKDYLSLNQYNDVDLSAFNIEDDTAKIPLNISVNQETSLYYSDDDVISEEDFIRDKKSKQKNNFLKFENDPRITKMGHFIRKFSIDELPQLVNIIRGDMSIVGNRPLPMYEAEQLTTDQYIDRFIGPAGLTGLWQVQKRGDSGKLSPEERKQLDIFYSSNYNFWMDIKIIFKTLTAFVQKENV; encoded by the coding sequence GTGACTGTAAAAATTTCATATCTGGGAAATGATAGTGTGATTTACTCACACTTGAGATCAGTTTCAGATAAATTAATAAGTTTTTGTAATAATATTGATGATATAGATTCTTCATCAAAGAATTTTAACTCAGATGCCCCTCATCTTGTTTTTGTTGAACAAGGGGATTTTTCAACGGATAAAAATTTAATTCAATCGTTAAAATTAAAATGTCCTTTTGCATATATAGTTCTTGTTTCTGACCAAATTAAACCGGAGTTGTTTGCAAAATACACTAAATATGGTGTGAAGGATACTATTCGAAGTGATGTTTCAAGAGAGCGGTTGTTAAATGCTATAGAATTTATTGAAAGGAATCATAAACTACTCTCCTCTGTAATTAATGAGCAGAATATTTCAGGTATGTATGAGATTCCTTTGTGGAAGAGGATGTTTGATATTATCTTTTCAGCCCTGGCATTGATAATTCTCTTTCCGTTTCTTATTGTTATTGCAGCATTGATCAGAGTTGAAAGCGAAGGACCGGTAATCTATATCTCAAAAAGAGTTGGAAGTAATTATAGGATATTTAATTTTTATAAATTCAGGTCAATGTATAAAGATGCAGATAAAAGACTTAAAGATTATTTAAGCCTTAATCAATATAATGATGTTGATCTGTCTGCATTTAATATAGAAGATGATACAGCAAAAATTCCCCTTAACATCTCTGTAAATCAAGAAACCAGTCTTTACTACTCTGATGACGATGTTATTTCAGAAGAGGATTTTATAAGAGATAAGAAATCAAAACAGAAGAATAATTTTCTTAAATTTGAAAATGATCCTCGTATAACTAAAATGGGACATTTTATTAGAAAATTTAGCATAGATGAACTACCTCAGCTAGTGAATATCATTAGAGGGGATATGTCTATTGTCGGGAACAGACCATTGCCTATGTACGAGGCAGAACAGCTTACAACAGACCAGTATATTGACAGATTTATAGGTCCCGCCGGTTTGACTGGTCTATGGCAGGTTCAAAAGAGGGGGGACTCAGGAAAACTCTCCCCAGAGGAGAGAAAGCAACTGGATATTTTTTATTCAAGTAATTATAATTTCTGGATGGATATAAAAATTATATTCAAGACACTTACAGCATTTGTTCAAAAAGAAAATGTATAA
- a CDS encoding TolC family protein, with product MAILKFICAILCFTGMNIYMFGQVQSEDEFAGLMLPPIEVLFEKLKECPQYRYYDSKIETEEEVLKRDKLSWLSFFSIVGTYQYGMVGLNSYTNVGENFPLIYQVSGTQQIWYNIGGIINIPLNRVFERRRNIRIQKTKINTSTFERDMWYEDQKIKVITSYVDAQRVMNQLTVFEEAYEYARAQFRLVENDFIVGKITAGELSVSKTLHMQANTNLENARADLKIAILKLETLTNTKIFKK from the coding sequence ATGGCAATTCTGAAATTCATCTGCGCAATATTATGCTTTACCGGAATGAACATATATATGTTTGGTCAGGTTCAATCAGAAGACGAATTTGCCGGGCTTATGCTTCCTCCTATTGAAGTATTATTTGAAAAACTTAAGGAGTGTCCTCAGTACAGATATTATGACAGCAAAATAGAGACGGAGGAGGAGGTATTAAAGAGAGACAAATTAAGTTGGCTGTCATTTTTTTCAATAGTTGGTACATATCAATACGGGATGGTCGGGCTAAACTCCTATACTAATGTTGGTGAAAATTTCCCTTTAATATACCAGGTGTCTGGTACACAACAAATATGGTACAATATTGGGGGGATAATTAACATTCCATTAAATAGGGTTTTTGAAAGAAGACGAAATATAAGAATTCAGAAAACCAAAATTAATACATCAACATTTGAAAGGGACATGTGGTATGAAGATCAAAAGATTAAAGTTATTACATCATATGTTGATGCTCAAAGAGTAATGAATCAGTTGACTGTGTTTGAGGAGGCTTATGAATATGCCAGAGCCCAGTTTAGACTGGTGGAGAATGATTTTATTGTTGGAAAGATAACAGCAGGGGAGTTGAGCGTTTCAAAAACTTTGCATATGCAGGCGAATACAAATCTTGAGAATGCCAGGGCAGATCTTAAAATTGCAATTCTTAAGCTAGAGACATTAACCAACACAAAAATATTTAAAAAATAG
- a CDS encoding exopolysaccharide biosynthesis protein — protein MDFLHQLVKMIYRRRYWIVILPLFTTLLAIYSTRNIPKTYEVNTTIYTGIASGFTIESGIEGARVDWSSVKNGIDNLISIIMSKSTLRNVSLRLYAQHMIYGDSLRDNNYITADNFRSIYRITPYEVRQLIDKSSVDKTIENLNAYERSSPKNFVYGLFNWYHRHYSYNSLKDIVVKRVLDSDMIDIEYSADDPGVAYHTLLLLNSEFVKQYEVLRFGQTNSVIDYFRNELSQLEKRLKSSEDSLTLYNIEKRIINYSEQTKQVADLSAKYALEYMEVQLAYSSADAAVSNLEKRIDKQIKIIQNNTQFTEKIREMAALSSQISRIELIGRDSIIDRGISIGSLIKQRQDIESELRDITSSINEDKFTKEGVASVTFVEEWINEYLLREKTRAQLDVINEIVADLQDEYTYFSPIGSTLKRKERIIDFTEKSYLAILESLNAALMRQKTLQMTSANLKPIDPPLFPISPSSKRRIIILIVFGSTIAFIAGFFAFLELFDRTIRDKFRAERLIGTTVLGAFPKKFLFQYKRYNAEYEKIATNTLANSIIPFLNPKEGPDIINFLSVEDGTGKSRLTRLLYDYWTDRGLKIRVISWHDEEPAISRDYVISQNLSNIYDIDNYDIILVEHRALLKSAVPAGLLKEASLNLLVLRSDKVWRDIDKIIFERLTKSAERSPLQVYLTNVSRHDVETFTGMLPPHSFLRKLIYKILQFGLTSN, from the coding sequence ATGGATTTCTTACATCAATTGGTTAAAATGATATACAGAAGGCGCTACTGGATAGTGATTTTACCTCTGTTTACTACATTATTAGCCATTTATAGTACAAGAAATATCCCCAAAACATATGAGGTAAATACAACAATATACACCGGTATTGCTTCTGGTTTTACAATAGAATCAGGTATTGAAGGTGCCAGAGTGGACTGGAGCTCAGTTAAAAACGGTATTGATAACCTCATTAGCATTATAATGTCTAAGTCCACACTCAGGAATGTTTCGTTAAGGCTATATGCACAGCATATGATATATGGAGATTCTCTAAGGGACAATAATTACATTACAGCAGATAATTTCAGATCCATATACAGGATTACACCTTATGAAGTAAGACAGCTCATTGATAAATCTTCTGTAGATAAAACCATTGAGAATTTAAACGCATACGAAAGATCTTCTCCCAAAAATTTCGTATATGGGCTTTTTAATTGGTATCACAGGCACTATAGTTATAATTCTCTTAAAGATATAGTTGTTAAAAGAGTTCTTGATAGTGATATGATCGATATTGAGTATTCTGCTGATGATCCCGGTGTTGCGTATCATACTTTGCTTCTCCTTAATTCAGAATTTGTAAAGCAATATGAAGTTCTTCGTTTTGGTCAAACAAATTCGGTGATTGATTATTTTAGAAATGAATTATCTCAGCTTGAAAAGAGATTAAAATCCTCAGAAGATTCTCTTACACTTTATAATATTGAGAAGAGGATTATTAACTATTCTGAGCAGACTAAGCAAGTTGCTGATTTGTCAGCTAAATATGCATTGGAGTACATGGAGGTGCAGCTGGCATATTCCAGTGCAGATGCTGCGGTATCAAATCTTGAGAAGAGAATTGATAAACAAATTAAAATAATTCAGAATAATACTCAGTTCACCGAAAAAATCAGGGAGATGGCTGCCCTGAGCAGTCAGATATCCAGGATAGAATTAATAGGGAGGGATAGTATTATTGATCGCGGAATTAGTATTGGATCACTAATAAAACAGAGACAAGATATTGAGTCTGAATTAAGGGACATAACAAGCAGCATAAATGAAGATAAATTCACAAAGGAGGGAGTAGCCTCTGTTACCTTTGTTGAGGAGTGGATTAATGAATATCTGTTAAGAGAAAAAACCAGGGCTCAACTGGATGTTATAAATGAAATTGTTGCTGATCTTCAGGATGAATACACATATTTCTCACCTATTGGTTCTACACTAAAAAGGAAAGAGAGAATTATTGATTTTACTGAAAAATCCTACCTTGCTATTCTTGAAAGTCTTAATGCTGCATTGATGAGGCAGAAAACACTTCAGATGACTTCTGCTAACCTTAAACCGATTGACCCTCCATTATTCCCAATTTCACCATCTTCAAAAAGGAGGATTATTATATTAATTGTATTTGGGTCTACCATTGCCTTTATTGCCGGTTTCTTTGCATTTCTGGAACTATTTGACAGAACAATCAGAGATAAGTTCAGGGCTGAAAGGCTTATCGGTACTACTGTATTGGGGGCTTTTCCAAAAAAATTCCTGTTTCAGTATAAACGGTATAATGCAGAATATGAAAAAATTGCTACTAATACTCTTGCCAATTCCATTATACCATTCCTAAATCCAAAAGAGGGTCCTGATATTATTAACTTTTTAAGTGTTGAAGATGGAACGGGTAAATCAAGGCTAACAAGGTTGTTATATGATTACTGGACAGATAGAGGCTTAAAGATTAGAGTCATATCCTGGCATGATGAAGAGCCTGCTATTTCAAGAGACTATGTAATTTCACAAAACTTATCCAATATTTATGATATTGATAATTACGATATAATTCTGGTCGAACACAGAGCCTTGCTTAAATCAGCAGTACCTGCAGGTTTATTGAAGGAGGCCTCTCTAAACTTGTTGGTTTTAAGAAGC